The Elaeis guineensis isolate ETL-2024a chromosome 5, EG11, whole genome shotgun sequence DNA segment atttttttttcattctcttcttcttcttctgtcgCGCCGCAAAGGACTTTGTAGTCGTGAAGACCCAAAGGCCGAAACTAATTCGTGAGCGGCCAGGGCTCTTCCTTTTTTTTGTCTATTATTTTCAAGTTGTGGACCCATATGAAAAGAGACCACGCGACAATTATATAGTTAGGTTAGAGGCAGCTGCAAGTTTAGTGGGCTAGACTTGcaatttttaacttatttctaCAATGTTCTCAATGGACCGGTCTGAATCAGAACAATCAACTCTACCAAATCATGTTCAACTCTATTGATTCATCAAGTCGGTAAAGTCTCCTAAATACGATATCTAAGAACTAGGTTCAAATTCCACCCATCAATCTAGCTTCTCAGAACCCATGAGGTACAGTGCTCCATCTCTTCCATTTAGGCATACTTTAGGCCCAAGGCATAAAGTAGCTTAGAAAAGAAGAGTACACATTTAGGTACTTGTCGGCCTACGGAGCGTCATTGACTACTCAACCTGGGAAATACCCATGCAGCTTCCCGGAAAAGTCCGCAATTTGGAAGCAATGGCCAGGAAACTTAGCTCCTCGAACCAAAACAAGCAACCACCTTTCAAAAGCTTACACTTATACCTGTACCTTTGCTGGAAGGCATCATCCATACATGCAACTTCCTTTAGATACCCCGTCCCTGAAATCTCTTATTTAAGACTCCACTCATCTTCTCATTTCCATCAGAAAGAAACATGGCCAGTGATTCCCTTAGCTTTGAAGACTTTCTACCTTCAATGGCTCAGCGGCTTGGAGCGGAGGGGCTGATGGAGGAGCTGTGCAAAGGCTTTCAGCTGTTGATGGATCCAGCAAGGGGTCTCATCACCTTTGAGAGCTTGAAGAGGAACTCGGTGGCATTGGGGCTGGAAGGTTTAGGAGATGAGGAGCTCATGGGCATGGTGAGGGAGGGGGACTTGGATGGAGATGGGGCTCTAGACCAGAAGGAGTTCTGTGTGCTCATGGTCAGATTGAGCCCAGAGCTGATGGAAGGGTCTGACAGGGTTCTGGGAGAAGCTCTCCAGGCATTCAAGTCTTTTGTGGACTGATAACCTTCTCGTTTGTTGTTTAGGCTCCACTGACTGGTTGTAGACTTGCAGTCATCTCTAATCTCTATGTAACATAACAAGTTTGTCGCAGAAATTCTGTTCACTTATGTTTTATCCTCTTTTATCTTTCATTTCTACATATCTTTACATCATGGTTGGCCCCAGTAATGCCATGCTTGCAAAAAAAAGCAATCCTCATCCTTCTCTTAAGATTGATTGTTGGGCAAACCAAGAGCATTGTATACTGTGGCCATTTTCTTGCCGAGGCTATCACATACTTCAGGTCCTTGTAGTCTTGGGCAAGGCCAAGTAGTAGGAGGGTTGCAAGCTTGGTTTTGAAAGTTTGAACCACAAACAGGACTCCTTAATGTGGGTCTCAAATGATTCATGTCTGATTTCAGAGGGGTAAGGTATGGCTTACACTTTTTGGGGATTATCTTTGCCTACATGCGTGAATATATTTAGCTTTTCTGAATGATGCATGCTTACCATCACTTTCCCAGAAATACAATGGGCTAAACTTATAAACAGTCTGTTTGCTCCCATTATACCAGAACTGAAAGGTGACGATCGTCTCACGAAATTAGAGAGCACTTCGGTACAGCAACGCTAGAGCATTCGTCGATATGTCCGAGTGGTTAAGGAGATCTGTTGGGCTTCGCCCGCGCAGGAAATAAATTATAGACTATCAATAAAGACTAGTTCTATCTATGCTTCATTTGTCTGGTCTGGatccattttcttcttcttcttcttatttcccTCTCAAAAGGATAGTGCTTGCTAGTCACTATCAATAAAGACATAAGACCATgtaaccaaaaaaataaataaaaatataagagcAGATGTGGGCTCGGGAAAAAAAAAGGTATGCTTGTAAAAAACCCTGAGGTGTCAGGTTTGGTGATGCACATCACATTTGAATTTCTAAATAATTCTGTGAGAGAAAATGAACTTATAAAAGTATCAATAACAGTAAACTATACGTACACGTTATGCGGCCTTAAAAAAAAGCTATTAACCTTTAAGAATATAAACTATACGTACACGATGGTGCTAGTCACTATCAATAAAGACATGAGACCATgtaaccaaaaaaataaataaaaatataagagcAGATGTGGGCTCGGGAAAAAAAAAGGTATGCTTGTAAAAAACCCTGAGGTGTCAGGTTTGGTGATGCACATCACATTTGAATTTCTAAATAATTCTGTGAGAGAAAATGAACTTATGAGAGTATCAATAACAGTAAACTATACGTACACGTTATATGCGGCCTTAAAAAAAAAAGCTATTAACCTTTAAGAATATAAACTAGCTCTAAAGCTAcaaatgagaaattttttgtgcacggtGGGCGGTGTGGTACCGTGATTGGCTCAGGTATGGGTCGGAATgtgatatatgaaaaaaaaaaaaaaatttcgtccgcAATCATCGtaaatggtgcacaaaaaattttcgaCCTGCTCATGGGCTGAGTTGTCTGCGTCGCCCGCTTACGCACAAAACTGTATGGATAAGGTTGGCCCAAGATTTTAGGCCTGACAGTCCAGGCTGAGCTTTGAAAAATGGCCCATAATAAACTAACCAAGCTTGGGCTTCGGGAGTGCAGCCCAGCCTGTAGCCAACTCCATcggaatttttttttctctctgataTTGTTGTTTATATTTGACGTACTGATATTTGAAGTTATAAGAtaatagacatggtaatattaaTTGTTCATGTTTACAATATAgtaaattttttaagtatttttaatatttttaaaattgaaaataggATCAGACCGTCCAAGATCCAGCGCAAAGCTCCAAGGCCTAAGTGAGGGTTGGGTTTAGGCCTCATAGATAGGACCTAAAGTTGAGCGTGGTTGGGCCCAAGTCTACCTTCGGCCAAAGCTCGACCCGATCTTGACCCCCTTTGGCCCGTGAACGGGTCCACTCGCTTTCCCATCCAAGACATGCAAGCCCATGCTGAGATGCTGGCGAGCTGAATGGTCAAGCTCAAAGTGGCTTGGAACATGTTACCTGTGGGCTGAGAAGTTTCCTTTGTGCCTCTGGTGTTTCCTTTTTCCTGTTTTTGAGTTTTTCTATTCCCTCTTTTAGCTGCTATTTCTTGCACAATCTTCTTTCTTGTTTGTTTTAATCTTTACCAATATTCTAGGCATGTTTCACTCAAAAAGAataatattctaggcagaaagcTTGGGCCTCTCTCTCCCTACTctttaaaaaatcataataataaattaagaaagaaagaacttcaAACTAAATTCTTATTTTTGGAATGTATAGAATGCCTACAATCTTTTCTAAATGTAAggagaataaaaaagaaaaatggaatGGTGTTATTGGGAAACAAAAAATGTCACATGACAAACCTAGATAACTTGTTGGATTGCCGGAGATTTAGCATGTGATGTTCCTAATAGCCAACATATCTCCATTAAGATATAGAAGAAAGATTAGTTCAAAGCATCTAACTCAAAAAAACATGCATagacaattaacacctacttagTCAAAAGCAAATGTATTAATTGGAATAGTGCTACCGTAGTTGCATCTAAATCTCTTTTAGCATTAATGGGGAGTATTGTGGTAAAGTATAATTTGATGACGGTTGTTTGctctctcttttccatcgatgGCGATATTACAAATACTTGTTTCTTAGCAGAGAATGATAATAAGTCTAATAACTAGATTGGATAAATGCACGAGCATACCACTAATGTCAAATTa contains these protein-coding regions:
- the LOC105034063 gene encoding calcium-binding protein KIC-like translates to MASDSLSFEDFLPSMAQRLGAEGLMEELCKGFQLLMDPARGLITFESLKRNSVALGLEGLGDEELMGMVREGDLDGDGALDQKEFCVLMVRLSPELMEGSDRVLGEALQAFKSFVD